In Nicotiana tabacum cultivar K326 chromosome 2, ASM71507v2, whole genome shotgun sequence, the following proteins share a genomic window:
- the LOC107829324 gene encoding uncharacterized protein LOC107829324 has protein sequence MADEQYMVVQEVAMPNIANVTSRIGEAKRWLKAEPANPIISWNDLARKFLARFFPSGKIAKIKSKIVAFKQKVGESLYSAWERFKGLLRDCPHHNQTNEVLAHTFIEGLYPETKIVVDAAAGGQVLEKSFDEIYALLNKFSKSNPDWQGEMGRHTVQKYAGVFDAQNTRPAGALPSDTEPNPKAQVNTVTLRNGRVLEEVPKKKKYTTSLEGELVPKPVEENEKDNKGSEPISRTRPPPPFPQRLQKQKDDAKYKKFLDILSQVRVNLPLVEILQEVPKYARILGVSQFLCLLENQEVGRALYDLGASINLMPSSLFKKFGLEVLRPTTIALQLADRSLVMLEGIIEDVLVRVGKFILPANFIVLDYEAYEEVPIILGRPFLATGGAIIEVREGKLKMRVDDEEVTFNVYMEPTLPKHYEDLCMITVVELKEIEQSSYVNCSDPDWTTELEEVVLQAECVRMIEKRAREERGDLLRACKRLDFMGERRRESAQPEQSNRVMPRL, from the exons ATGGCAGATGAGCAATATATGGTTGTTCAGGAGGTGGCGATGCCCAACATTGCTAATGTCACCTCCAGGATT GGCGAAGCAAAGCGATGGCTGAAGGCAGAACCAGCTAATCCTATTATATCATGGAATGATCTGGCAAGAAAATTCTTGGCAAGGTTTTTCCCTTCAGGCAAAATCGCAAAGATCAAAAGTAAGATAGTCGCCTTCAAACAGAAAGTGGGGGAGTCTTTATACTCAGcatgggagaggttcaagggacTGCTCAGAGACTGTCCTCATCACAATCAGACAAACGAAGTGTTAGCTCACACTTTCATAGAAGGGCTATATCCTGAGACAAAGATTGTGGTAGATGCTGCAGCTGGaggtcaagtgttggagaaaagcTTTGATGAGATATATGCgttattgaacaaattctccaaaagcAATCCTGATTGGCAAGGAGAGATGGGCAGACACACAGTGCAAAAATATGCAGGGGTTTTCGA TGCCCAAAATACTCGACCAGCTGGGGCTCTTCCTAGTGATACCGAGCCTAATCCTAAAGCTCAAGTCAATACGGTTACCTTGAGAAATGGAAGAGTgttagaagaagttccaaagaaaaagaagtataCGACTAGTCTTGAAGGAGAATTAGTTCCTAAGCCAGTTGAGGAGAATGAGAAAGATAACAAAGGATCAGAGCCAATAAGTAGGACAAGGCCACCACCTCCATTTCCACAAAGACTGCAGAAGCAAAAAGATGATGCTAAGTACAAGAAATTCTTAGATATTTTGAGCCAAGTGCGTGTGAATTTGCCTTTGGTGGAAATTTTGCAGGAAGTGCCTAAGTATGCAAG gatcctGGGAGTTTCACAATTCCTCTGTCTCTTGGAAAACCAAGAAGTTGGTAGAGCCCTGTATGATTTAGGGgctagtataaatttgatgccatccTCTTTGTTCAAGAAATTCGGATTGGAGGTGCTTAGACCTACTACAATTGCATTACAATTAGCAGATAGATCACTAGTTATGCTAGAAGGAAttattgaggatgtgttagttcgagtgggaaagtttATTCTTCCTGCTAATTTTATTGTTCTCGATTACGAGGCATATGAGGAAGTGCCCATTATTTTGGGGCGACCATTCTTAGCTACTGGTGGAGCGATTATTGAAGTGAGGGAAGGGAAGTTGAAGATGAGAGTTGACGATGAGGAAGTCACTTTTAATGTGTACATGGAACCTACGCTCCCTAAGCATTATGAAGACTTGTGCATGATTACCGTGGTCGAATTGAAGGAGATAGAGCAGAGTTCTTATGTGAATTGTAGTGATCCAGATTGGACAACTGAGTTAGAGGAGGTGGTGTTGCAAGCTGAGTGTGTAAGAATGATTGAGAAAAGAGCCAGAGAAGAAAGAGGAGATCTTCTGAGAGCATGCAAAAGGCTAGACTTCAtgggagaaagaagaagagaaagcgcCCAGCCTGAGCAAAGTAACAGAGTCATGCCACGACTATAa